From the Paludisphaera mucosa genome, one window contains:
- a CDS encoding N-acetylmuramoyl-L-alanine amidase encodes MHSPSLRASMRGLTAFGILGLASTCLVATAADAPKPGARLDRQGDEIVVCGQLYHTTTPVVLWTDPGGYDAYRVAPHFSAPDKAKSTLPPTRFGVRKNGLSEAELARVQAGGWDLPLLQRVVDQFVIHYDVCGTSQRCFRVLHDERGLSVHFMLDVDGTIYQTLDLKEAAWHATIANGRSIGIEIANMGAYSPGRTASLDKWYEKDADGRVKIKLPGSPEENGLHNPGALLAPARDELIKGKIRGEELAQYDLTKAQYESLMRLTATLCSVFPKIKCDYPRDASGSLRLDTLARPEFDAYQGLLGHYHVQTNKTDPGPAFQWDLLIDGARSKMAGK; translated from the coding sequence TTGCATTCGCCTTCGCTCCGCGCCTCGATGCGCGGCCTCACCGCTTTCGGAATTCTCGGCCTAGCCTCCACCTGTCTCGTCGCCACGGCGGCCGACGCGCCCAAGCCGGGCGCGCGACTTGATCGCCAGGGTGATGAGATCGTCGTCTGCGGCCAGCTCTACCATACGACGACCCCCGTCGTGCTCTGGACCGATCCGGGCGGTTACGACGCCTATCGCGTCGCGCCGCACTTCAGCGCCCCGGACAAGGCCAAGTCCACGTTGCCGCCGACTCGCTTCGGCGTCCGCAAGAACGGCCTTTCGGAAGCTGAGCTGGCCCGCGTCCAGGCCGGCGGCTGGGACCTGCCGCTGCTGCAGCGCGTGGTCGACCAGTTCGTGATCCACTACGACGTCTGCGGCACCAGCCAGCGCTGCTTTCGCGTCCTCCACGACGAGCGCGGCCTGAGCGTCCATTTCATGCTCGACGTCGACGGCACGATCTACCAGACGCTCGACCTGAAAGAAGCCGCCTGGCACGCCACCATCGCCAACGGCCGCTCGATCGGGATCGAGATCGCCAACATGGGCGCCTACTCGCCCGGACGGACCGCGTCGCTCGACAAGTGGTACGAGAAGGACGCCGACGGCCGGGTGAAGATCAAGCTCCCGGGCAGCCCGGAGGAAAACGGTCTGCACAACCCGGGCGCCTTGCTCGCCCCGGCCCGCGACGAACTGATCAAGGGCAAGATCCGAGGCGAGGAGCTGGCCCAGTACGACCTGACCAAGGCCCAGTACGAATCCCTCATGAGGCTCACCGCCACCCTCTGCTCGGTCTTCCCCAAGATCAAGTGCGACTACCCCCGCGACGCCTCGGGGTCCTTGCGTCTCGATACGCTCGCGCGACCGGAATTCGACGCCTATCAGGGCCTGCTCGGCCACTACCACGTTCAGACCAACAAGACGGACCCCGGCCCTGCCTTCCAGTGGGACCTGCTCATCGACGGGGCTCGGTCGAAGATGGCCGGGAAGTGA
- a CDS encoding SGNH/GDSL hydrolase family protein, which translates to MDHAPPPASASPSRRVRRFKRFIILLTLALVAGTIASFRVGRFYAVQGANAARTAVVRWVTGLGPDRSEIEADWARKRRRAVEGTTEVLTKFYDGTDEKMRALFRTAGMDPEHGLVRYGRADQTFLLSSQVFEPDDQGRSYRLRPNTRSVWLRQVTLHNGPFGLFQVIDAPAQRQAAGEAGAIVDEPSITTTNSWGLRGPEPDPTAPLRGVVLGDSFMQGMFNGDDQTPPVYLTAQLWKLEGVRVSVANTGHIGYSPEQYYYALREYGERMKPHFVVVSVCPNDFGEGFDILKGRADWLDEAAYWIDLIFGWCRSHDAICVLVPVPTYPQVESSRKDGFYPGLVNNIFPGPPANYCDPLERFLDENLQFRKQAKETGASMARSPLYNRHIDDDHFSPKGADVWAEYVARRVSLLMATSGRSASPSPPGPKVTSRPSSTEPRR; encoded by the coding sequence ATGGATCACGCGCCTCCCCCCGCCTCCGCCAGCCCCTCGCGCCGCGTGCGTCGATTCAAGCGGTTCATCATACTCCTGACGCTCGCGCTCGTCGCCGGCACGATCGCCTCGTTCCGCGTAGGGCGGTTCTACGCCGTTCAGGGCGCGAACGCCGCCCGGACGGCCGTCGTCCGCTGGGTGACGGGTCTGGGGCCGGATCGAAGCGAGATCGAGGCCGACTGGGCGCGGAAGAGACGGCGGGCCGTCGAGGGCACGACCGAGGTGTTGACGAAATTCTACGACGGCACGGACGAGAAGATGCGGGCGCTATTCCGGACCGCCGGAATGGATCCCGAGCATGGGCTCGTCCGCTACGGCCGGGCCGACCAAACATTCCTGCTGTCGTCGCAGGTCTTCGAGCCCGACGACCAGGGCCGTTCCTACCGGCTTCGGCCCAACACCCGTTCCGTCTGGCTGCGACAGGTCACGCTCCACAACGGACCCTTCGGCCTCTTCCAGGTGATCGACGCGCCCGCCCAGCGCCAGGCCGCGGGCGAGGCCGGCGCGATCGTCGACGAGCCGTCGATCACGACGACCAACTCGTGGGGATTACGCGGTCCCGAGCCCGATCCCACGGCCCCGTTGCGTGGCGTGGTCCTCGGCGACTCATTCATGCAGGGCATGTTCAACGGCGACGACCAGACCCCGCCGGTCTATTTGACCGCGCAGCTCTGGAAGCTGGAAGGCGTGCGGGTTTCGGTCGCCAACACCGGACACATCGGCTACTCGCCCGAGCAGTATTACTACGCGTTACGCGAGTACGGCGAGCGGATGAAGCCCCATTTCGTCGTGGTCAGCGTCTGCCCCAACGACTTCGGCGAGGGCTTCGACATCCTCAAGGGACGCGCCGACTGGCTCGACGAGGCGGCCTACTGGATCGACCTCATCTTCGGCTGGTGCCGATCCCATGACGCGATCTGCGTCCTGGTCCCGGTGCCGACCTATCCTCAGGTCGAAAGCAGCCGCAAGGACGGCTTCTACCCGGGCCTCGTCAACAACATCTTCCCAGGGCCGCCCGCGAACTATTGCGACCCGCTGGAGAGGTTCCTCGACGAGAACCTGCAATTCCGGAAGCAGGCCAAGGAGACCGGCGCGAGCATGGCGCGCAGCCCGCTCTACAACCGCCACATCGACGACGACCACTTCTCGCCCAAGGGGGCCGACGTCTGGGCCGAGTACGTCGCCCGCCGGGTGTCGCTTCTGATGGCCACGTCGGGGAGGTCGGCCAGCCCCTCCCCGCCGGGCCCGAAGGTCACTTCCCGGCCATCTTCGACCGAGCCCCGTCGATGA
- a CDS encoding NAD-dependent epimerase/dehydratase family protein: MRIAVTGATGFVGRSIVSQLIGAGHRLVCWRRPASDVGGFPKSPPAGSLTWIQGGLGDDLAARDLVDGVDAVVHAALDRPGTGFRGAEGDVLEFVERNVMGTLRLIERAREARVSRFVFISSCAVHDLILPDRPLDETHPTWSSNQYGAHKAAIEAFVASYGLGGKLPICALRPCGVYGLARRPQESRWFELIREVAAGRPVECRRGGKEVHADDVARGVEILLTADGEAVSGKMFNCCDRYISEYEVAQIARRISGTDGLIAGEETRPKNQIATDRIQGLGMTFGGTELLERTISQLVAAAQSI, from the coding sequence ATGAGAATCGCCGTGACCGGTGCGACGGGATTCGTCGGCCGTTCCATCGTCTCACAACTGATCGGAGCGGGACACCGACTCGTCTGCTGGCGACGCCCCGCGAGCGACGTCGGCGGCTTCCCCAAGTCGCCGCCGGCCGGATCCTTGACATGGATCCAGGGAGGCCTTGGCGACGACCTTGCGGCCCGAGACCTGGTGGACGGGGTCGACGCCGTCGTCCACGCGGCCCTCGACCGACCCGGCACCGGCTTCCGCGGCGCGGAAGGGGACGTCCTGGAGTTCGTGGAGCGAAACGTCATGGGGACGCTCCGGCTCATCGAGAGGGCGCGGGAGGCGCGCGTGTCCCGGTTCGTGTTCATCTCGTCATGCGCCGTCCACGACCTCATCCTGCCCGATCGGCCGCTCGACGAGACGCATCCGACGTGGAGCAGTAACCAGTACGGGGCCCACAAGGCGGCGATCGAGGCGTTCGTCGCGAGTTACGGGCTGGGCGGCAAACTGCCCATTTGCGCCCTCAGGCCTTGCGGAGTCTACGGTCTGGCCCGTCGTCCGCAGGAGAGTAGGTGGTTCGAGCTGATCCGGGAGGTCGCCGCCGGTCGTCCGGTCGAGTGCCGACGCGGCGGCAAGGAGGTCCACGCGGACGACGTCGCCCGAGGCGTCGAGATCCTGCTGACTGCCGATGGCGAGGCCGTGTCGGGTAAGATGTTCAACTGCTGCGACCGCTACATATCCGAGTACGAGGTCGCTCAGATCGCCCGGCGAATCTCGGGCACCGACGGACTCATCGCCGGAGAGGAGACCCGTCCCAAGAATCAGATTGCGACCGACCGCATCCAGGGGCTTGGGATGACTTTCGGCGGCACCGAGCTGTTAGAGCGGACGATCAGCCAACTCGTCGCCGCGGCGCAGTCTATCTGA
- a CDS encoding efflux RND transporter periplasmic adaptor subunit, with amino-acid sequence MEEKPGSTRIISILPEGTPVKKGDLVCELDSASFRDELKAQQIRWLQAKSYVEQAASMLAVNEITLREYREGIFPQDVQLVRQYVQTCEIDQDRARRNVEWSRGVKEKGLRTSSQLRADELNLQQAEFVLSEAKGMLVRLEKYTGPKILKSLEAKLASIRADKLAQDASFALEVERLQRLEKNIAACTLKAPSDGVVVYVSQSNGWGRVEMSIQEGVTVRQDQPIFQLPDPKRMRIKARINETKVALLRNGQECSVKMDAYPDKPLRGRVTDITAISTPVNGPFSDVRVYFALISVEDAFEGLRPGLSAEVTFLHDRRTQVDRVPIAAVRQVGGESFVAVFDRTPAAKDKAAFHWQKVDLGLSDSDYVEVVSGVREGDRLVANPLHLDPPAPASTPTPTSRIASAAP; translated from the coding sequence ATGGAGGAGAAGCCGGGATCGACCCGGATCATCTCGATCCTCCCGGAGGGGACGCCGGTCAAGAAGGGTGACCTGGTCTGCGAGCTCGACTCGGCGTCGTTCCGCGACGAGTTAAAGGCTCAGCAGATTCGCTGGCTCCAGGCCAAGTCCTACGTCGAGCAGGCCGCCTCGATGCTCGCGGTCAATGAGATCACCCTCCGCGAGTATCGCGAAGGCATCTTCCCCCAGGACGTCCAGCTCGTCCGCCAGTACGTACAGACCTGCGAGATCGACCAGGATCGGGCTCGACGCAACGTCGAATGGTCGCGCGGCGTGAAGGAGAAGGGTCTGCGCACCAGCTCCCAGCTCCGCGCCGACGAACTCAACCTCCAGCAGGCCGAGTTCGTCTTGAGCGAGGCGAAGGGGATGCTCGTACGCCTGGAGAAATACACGGGACCGAAGATCCTCAAGTCGCTTGAGGCGAAGCTTGCCTCGATCCGGGCCGACAAGCTCGCCCAGGACGCCAGCTTCGCCCTTGAGGTGGAGCGGCTGCAACGTTTGGAGAAGAATATCGCGGCCTGCACGCTCAAGGCCCCGAGCGACGGCGTCGTGGTGTACGTCAGTCAGTCGAACGGTTGGGGACGCGTCGAGATGTCGATCCAGGAAGGCGTGACGGTCCGCCAGGACCAGCCCATCTTCCAGCTCCCCGACCCCAAGCGGATGCGTATCAAGGCGCGAATCAATGAGACGAAGGTCGCCCTGCTCCGCAACGGCCAGGAGTGCTCGGTGAAGATGGACGCCTACCCGGACAAGCCCCTCCGCGGTCGGGTGACCGACATCACCGCCATCTCCACCCCCGTGAACGGGCCCTTCTCCGACGTGCGCGTCTACTTCGCCCTGATCTCCGTCGAGGATGCCTTCGAGGGGCTGCGTCCCGGCCTCAGCGCCGAGGTGACCTTCCTGCACGATCGCCGCACGCAGGTGGACCGCGTGCCGATCGCCGCGGTCCGCCAAGTCGGCGGCGAGTCTTTTGTGGCCGTCTTCGACCGCACGCCGGCCGCCAAGGATAAAGCCGCCTTCCACTGGCAGAAAGTCGACCTGGGTCTGAGCGATTCCGACTACGTCGAAGTCGTCTCGGGCGTCCGCGAGGGCGACCGGCTGGTCGCCAATCCCCTGCACCTGGATCCGCCTGCACCTGCGTCGACGCCTACCCCGACCTCGCGGATCGCCTCCGCCGCGCCCTGA